A region of the Synechococcus sp. PCC 7502 genome:
CAAAGGGATTTGCCCCCAGGTTCAGTAAAAAGCTGCTGAGTAAAACCCCGCCAGTGACATTACTAAAAACTGTCGATAAGCCACCATCTACGGTTGAAGCTATGAGACTAGTCCGAACGGATATTCTTGGAATAGGGATTAACTCTTCTTGAGAAGATATTTCGATGATCAAAATAAACCTACAATGATACGGAGAAAGCACTTTTCTCGACTACTATGTCCTAACCCTCGGTAAAGTATTGATCATGACCTTACCTCAAAAAAATATAAGAATTAAAGTTAAAGATAAACTTTCACACCGATGGAGAGTTCGCTCTCGCTTAATCTTATCTACCCTATTTTCTTTAATAGTATCGTTTCTACTTCCAGTTTGGTTTAGTTTATCTACAAAGATTCTCTGTGTATGGAATGCTGGGATGATTAGTTTCTTAGTCTCAACTTGGGCGCTAATGATCCAAGCACAACCAAAAACAATGCGCCGTAATGCTCAAAGTCAAGATGAGGGACGCTTAGTAATTTTAAGCTTAGTCACTGCAGCTGCCTGTGCCAGCATATTAGCGATCGCTTTTATTTTGAGAGAAGCAAAAGGTAAAGATATTAGTATCGTAATTTTTCATATAGTTCTAGCAGTAGTGACAATTATTGGATCATGGCTACTTGTACACACGATTTTTGCCATGCACTATGCCCATGAATATTATCAAGATCACCAAACCCAGAGTGATTGTAAAGCGGGAGGATTAGACTTTCCTGAGGATATTGAACCAGACTATTGGGACTTTTTATATTTCTCTTTTGTAATTGGGATGACTAGTCAAGTTTCAGATGTCCAGATTACCTCGCGATCCTTGCGGCGTTTATCATTACTCCACGGTATTCTTTCCTTCTTTTTTAACACTGCGATTGTTGCCATGAGCATTAATATCATTGCTGGTTTAATTCAATAACCATCAAGATTTAATCAAGAATTACGACATTCTCATGCAATTCAAGCAATTAAAACAATTTGCAAATTATAGATATACATTATTTCACACGCCTATCTGTCAGATTAGAACAAGTTTGAAAAGCTGATGACATTCTGTTTTCTAAAAAATATTAGTGTCAATATCAGCAAGAAGTATTCAGAGAAAAAGAACTTCTCCTAAGTTTTAAACTCTCTAATCAGTATGGAAATATTAACTATGTCTAACCCAGTTAAAGAGAAGATTTCTAGCAATCTTGACAAAGCTAAAAAGAAAGGCAAGATTAGAACTGAAAACATTCAAGAAATTGTTAAAGATGCGGTTTCACAAACAGTTGTGGAACTAAAGGAAGGCGCAGATGAAATTCGCACAATTATCAAAGATGCGATTTTTACTGTAATTACTGACTTAAAAGGAAGTAAGCAGGAAAATACAGAAATAATTACTGCTTCTATTCAAGGAGCGATCGCAGGAAGCACTTCTGCCCGCCAACAGGAACTTGCTCAACAACGGGCAAAGTTAGCAGAACTTCAAACCTTACTGGATCAAAGACAGCAAAATTTAGATCTAGAAATTAGTGAAGTCTTACTAGATATTAAAGCCATTTCACCTGATTCCTCTGACATTAATTCAGAAGCGATTAGTATGGCTGTTAAAACTGTTCAAGACCGTCAAGAATCTCAAACATTTCAAGAACAGTACTTTAATCTACAATCTCAACTAACAAACTTAGATCAAAAGTTAGAAGCTCATTATGGCGATCGCTATAGTGAAGTTAAACAGCAATGGCAACATGCTAAGGCTTGGTATAGTCAAAAAGTGAGTGAAGCGGAAGCAATTGAGAATACTCCTTTACAAGAAAAGAACTCAGAAATCGAAAGTAATTTGGGTGATTTTGGGGCGATAGTTGCCCGTAAAGAAAAGGAAATAAAAGAGAAAGTTCAAAAAATATGGGGAAATAAGGGCTTTGGTTCTAAGTATTGATTTCAACCAGATTTCAAGCTGAAAACAAGATTAGTCCTAGGTTTAGACTCCATACCATCTCCGTATCCATCTAATTAACAAACAAAAAATATGAAATTAATTCTCGGAATTCTGCTCCCACCCCTTGGTGTATTTCTAACCTACGGCTTTAGTTCAACTCTGCTCATAAATATTGCCTTAACTCTATTAGGTTGGATTCCCGGGAGTATTCACGCTGTGTGGGCAATTACTAAGCATCAAGAACAGGAAGCAAATATTTAAAGCGTAAAAACTAAATTATTACAGGAAAAAAATATGTTGGGATACTTTGTAACTATA
Encoded here:
- a CDS encoding DUF1345 domain-containing protein, with protein sequence MTLPQKNIRIKVKDKLSHRWRVRSRLILSTLFSLIVSFLLPVWFSLSTKILCVWNAGMISFLVSTWALMIQAQPKTMRRNAQSQDEGRLVILSLVTAAACASILAIAFILREAKGKDISIVIFHIVLAVVTIIGSWLLVHTIFAMHYAHEYYQDHQTQSDCKAGGLDFPEDIEPDYWDFLYFSFVIGMTSQVSDVQITSRSLRRLSLLHGILSFFFNTAIVAMSINIIAGLIQ
- a CDS encoding YqaE/Pmp3 family membrane protein translates to MKLILGILLPPLGVFLTYGFSSTLLINIALTLLGWIPGSIHAVWAITKHQEQEANI